A genomic region of Luteibacter aegosomatissinici contains the following coding sequences:
- a CDS encoding carbohydrate kinase family protein, protein MSSILCFGEALIDFHAQPQGGAGQPPAFVPFAGGAPANVAVAAALLGARARFAGMLARDMFGDFLLKSLTDLGVGTEDIARTDEARTALAFVAHDDKGDRSFSFYRPPAADLLFRPEHFRKEAFDDVAIFHVCSNSLTEGAIAETTVEGMRRARAAGALVSFDMNLRPALWPKGKEQDEQLSRLWQTLSEADVIKLSAEEFAVIHAGAGSDEAVMKRLWEGKARLLLITDGPAPMRWFTRTGNGTINGYTVDAVDTTAAGDAFVGGMLARLAAEGTTHADLDALVADEARLTSLVRFAAACGAITATRKGSFTAIPDQAEVAAFMEKHA, encoded by the coding sequence ATGTCTTCAATCCTCTGCTTCGGCGAGGCGCTGATCGATTTCCACGCACAGCCCCAGGGCGGCGCCGGTCAGCCTCCCGCCTTCGTTCCGTTTGCCGGCGGCGCTCCCGCCAATGTCGCGGTCGCTGCCGCACTGCTCGGCGCTCGCGCCCGCTTTGCCGGCATGCTCGCCCGCGACATGTTTGGTGATTTCCTGCTCAAGAGCCTCACCGATCTCGGTGTCGGCACCGAGGACATCGCCCGCACCGACGAAGCGCGTACCGCGCTGGCGTTCGTGGCGCACGATGACAAGGGTGATCGCAGCTTCAGCTTCTACCGCCCTCCGGCGGCGGACTTGCTGTTCCGTCCCGAGCACTTCCGCAAGGAAGCGTTCGACGATGTCGCCATTTTCCACGTCTGTTCCAATTCGCTCACCGAGGGCGCCATCGCGGAAACCACGGTGGAAGGCATGCGCCGCGCCCGCGCCGCCGGTGCGCTGGTCAGCTTCGACATGAACCTGCGCCCGGCCCTGTGGCCCAAGGGCAAGGAACAGGATGAGCAGCTGTCGCGCCTGTGGCAGACGCTTTCCGAAGCCGACGTGATCAAGCTGAGCGCCGAAGAGTTCGCGGTGATCCACGCTGGCGCCGGCTCCGACGAGGCCGTGATGAAGCGCCTGTGGGAGGGCAAGGCCCGCCTGCTGCTGATCACCGATGGCCCTGCGCCGATGCGCTGGTTCACCCGCACGGGCAACGGCACCATCAACGGCTACACGGTCGATGCCGTGGATACGACCGCCGCGGGCGACGCGTTCGTGGGTGGCATGCTCGCGCGCCTGGCCGCCGAAGGCACCACGCACGCCGACCTGGATGCCCTGGTGGCCGACGAGGCCCGCCTTACCAGCCTTGTCCGCTTCGCCGCGGCCTGCGGTGCCATCACGGCCACCCGCAAAGGCTCGTTCACCGCCATTCCCGACCAGGCCGAAGTTGCGGCCTTTATGGAGAAGCACGCATGA
- a CDS encoding AGE family epimerase/isomerase: MTNVPLPDFHNVDVLREHVATTMKFYAPNEVDTAGGFFQYYKDDGSVYDRVDRHLVSSTRFVFNHAMAFLEFGKPEDKALTMHGLKYLREVHLNPATGGYAWTIKDGQRDDQMNHCYGLAFMLLAYSCGVKVGFDEARAWQGEIWDLLEKRYWEAGPGLYRDEADKDWNFTGYRGQNANMHMCEAMIAAWEATKEDRYLDRALLLAEHMTQRQAGLTPQKLIWEHYHENWTIDWEYNLDNPKHLFRPWGFQPGHQTEWAKLLMMLERYTKGTARHKAWLVPTARHLFDEALDKAWDKEYGGIAYGFSPEGDVCDDDKYFWVQAESLAAAQLLFETTGDTKYDEWYEKIWAYSWEHFVDHTYGAWYRILTRDNKKYDDEKSPAGKTDYHTMGACYEVMASLRRMQGA, translated from the coding sequence ATGACGAACGTCCCCCTCCCCGATTTCCACAACGTGGATGTGCTGCGCGAGCACGTCGCCACCACGATGAAGTTCTACGCGCCGAACGAAGTCGACACGGCCGGCGGCTTCTTCCAGTACTACAAGGACGATGGTTCGGTGTACGACCGGGTGGACCGCCACCTCGTCTCGAGCACGCGCTTCGTGTTCAACCACGCCATGGCCTTCCTTGAATTCGGCAAGCCCGAAGACAAGGCACTCACCATGCACGGCCTGAAGTACCTGCGCGAGGTCCACCTGAACCCGGCAACGGGCGGTTACGCGTGGACCATCAAGGATGGCCAGCGCGACGACCAGATGAACCACTGCTACGGCCTGGCCTTCATGCTGCTGGCCTACTCGTGCGGCGTGAAGGTGGGCTTCGATGAAGCCCGCGCCTGGCAGGGCGAGATCTGGGACCTGCTCGAGAAGCGCTACTGGGAAGCCGGCCCGGGCCTGTACCGCGACGAGGCGGACAAGGACTGGAACTTCACCGGTTACCGCGGCCAGAACGCCAACATGCACATGTGCGAGGCCATGATCGCCGCGTGGGAAGCCACGAAGGAAGATCGTTACCTCGATCGCGCCCTGCTGCTGGCCGAGCACATGACCCAGCGCCAGGCGGGCCTTACCCCGCAGAAGCTGATCTGGGAGCACTACCACGAGAACTGGACGATTGACTGGGAATACAACCTGGACAATCCCAAGCACCTGTTCCGCCCGTGGGGTTTCCAGCCCGGCCACCAGACCGAATGGGCCAAGCTGCTCATGATGCTGGAGCGTTACACCAAGGGGACGGCGCGCCATAAGGCGTGGCTGGTGCCCACCGCCCGCCACCTGTTCGACGAGGCGCTGGACAAGGCCTGGGACAAGGAATACGGCGGCATCGCCTACGGCTTCTCGCCCGAAGGCGATGTGTGCGATGACGACAAGTACTTCTGGGTGCAGGCCGAATCCCTGGCCGCCGCGCAGCTGCTGTTCGAAACCACCGGCGATACGAAGTACGACGAGTGGTACGAGAAGATCTGGGCGTATAGCTGGGAGCACTTCGTCGATCACACATACGGCGCGTGGTACCGCATCCTCACTCGCGACAACAAGAAGTACGACGACGAGAAGAGCCCGGCCGGCAAGACCGACTATCACACGATGGGCGCTTGCTACGAAGTGATGGCCTCGCTGCGTCGCATGCAGGGCGCATAA
- a CDS encoding Ku protein produces MARPIWTGTLSFGLLNVPIRLMTGERRTDIHFRMLDQRDNTPVRYERVNAETGEEVPWKDIVKAFEYQKGNYVVLEEEDIRSAASDVHETVEIDSFVDAGSIAPAYFEKPYVLAPAKKAEKGYVLLRETLKKTGKVGIGRVVIRTREYLAAVIPDGDALLLNILRYQAELVDPEEYGLPTKEAASYRITAKEIEMASDLVKSMAGKWKPDDYRDDFRDKLRKAIEKRLKSKGVTTAVDDDDEHVPEHATTNVVDFMELLKKSIGAKKRTPAAKSSTKAAPAKKAAAKKAPAKKTAAKKAAAKNTPARKAPTKKRRSA; encoded by the coding sequence ATGGCCCGCCCCATCTGGACCGGCACCTTGTCCTTCGGCCTGCTCAACGTCCCCATCCGCCTGATGACGGGCGAGCGCCGCACTGATATCCACTTCCGCATGCTCGACCAGCGTGACAACACGCCGGTGCGCTACGAGCGGGTGAACGCCGAGACCGGTGAAGAAGTGCCGTGGAAGGACATCGTCAAGGCCTTCGAGTACCAGAAGGGCAACTACGTGGTGCTGGAGGAGGAAGACATCCGCAGCGCCGCCAGCGATGTCCACGAGACGGTGGAGATCGATAGCTTCGTGGATGCCGGTTCGATCGCGCCGGCCTATTTCGAGAAGCCGTACGTACTGGCCCCGGCCAAGAAAGCGGAGAAGGGCTACGTGCTGCTGCGCGAGACCCTGAAGAAGACCGGCAAGGTCGGCATCGGCCGGGTGGTGATCCGCACCCGTGAATACCTCGCGGCGGTGATCCCCGATGGCGATGCGCTGCTGTTGAACATCCTGCGTTACCAGGCCGAGCTGGTGGATCCCGAGGAATATGGACTGCCGACAAAAGAGGCCGCGTCGTACCGGATCACAGCGAAAGAAATCGAGATGGCCTCCGACCTGGTGAAGTCCATGGCCGGCAAGTGGAAACCCGATGACTACCGCGATGATTTCCGCGACAAGCTGCGCAAGGCGATCGAAAAGCGCCTGAAGAGCAAGGGCGTGACCACGGCCGTGGATGACGATGATGAGCACGTGCCCGAACACGCCACGACCAACGTGGTCGATTTCATGGAACTGCTGAAGAAGAGCATCGGCGCGAAGAAGCGCACGCCGGCGGCGAAGAGCTCGACGAAAGCCGCGCCCGCGAAGAAAGCCGCTGCGAAAAAGGCCCCCGCAAAGAAAACGGCGGCCAAAAAGGCCGCCGCTAAAAACACCCCCGCGCGCAAAGCGCCCACAAAAAAGAGGCGCTCCGCGTAG
- a CDS encoding CocE/NonD family hydrolase, translating to MTRRTLPYSLLALSLAVAAGLAAAQTAPMTPDIPAKYEAPTAANDFIKRVVEIPMRDGVTLHTVIVIPKGAKHAPILLTRTPYNADGRAARSDAHTMRDLLPQGDEVFVDAGYIRVFQDVRGKYGSKGDYVMTRPLIGPLNDTKVDHSTDAYDTIDWLVKNLPESNGKVGMLGSSYEGFTVVMALVNPHPALKVAAPESPMVDGWMGDDWFHYGAYRQTNFDYFTGQTAKTGKGSEITRAGYDDYENFLRAGSAGDYARAAGLDQLPYWRKVSEHPAYDAFWSNQALDKVMAQQPLKVPTMWLQGLWDQEDMWGAIHSYEAVEPKDKANDKNYLVMGPWRHSQVNYGADSLGALNWDGDTALQFRRDVLLPFFNQYLVDGAPKANTPPVFIYNTGENHWDRFKSWPQAKGTKPLYLEANGALSFTAPAADAAKFDEYVSDPAKPVPYVPRPVHFADRQSWTTWLVHDQRFVDGRPDVLTYVTEPLTVPLRVAGAPQVNLYASTSGTDSDWVVKLIDVYPDTDASNPTMGGYELSVSMDIFRGRYRESFSEPKALTPNTPLQYKFGLPTVNHTFLPGHRVMVQVQSSWFPLYDRNPQTFVPNIFFAKPTDYVKATQQVWHTPGQASAIELPVVSP from the coding sequence ATGACCCGTCGCACGCTGCCGTACTCGCTTCTTGCCCTTTCCCTCGCTGTCGCCGCTGGCCTTGCCGCCGCGCAGACGGCGCCCATGACCCCGGATATCCCGGCGAAGTACGAGGCGCCGACCGCGGCGAACGACTTCATCAAGCGCGTCGTGGAAATCCCCATGCGCGATGGCGTGACGCTGCACACCGTCATCGTGATCCCCAAGGGCGCGAAGCACGCTCCCATCCTTCTGACCCGCACGCCGTACAACGCCGATGGCCGCGCGGCCCGCAGCGACGCCCACACCATGCGCGACCTGCTGCCCCAGGGCGATGAGGTGTTCGTGGATGCCGGCTACATCCGCGTGTTCCAGGATGTCCGCGGCAAGTACGGCTCCAAGGGCGATTACGTGATGACCCGCCCGCTGATCGGCCCGCTCAACGACACCAAGGTGGACCACTCCACCGATGCGTACGACACGATCGACTGGCTGGTGAAGAACCTGCCCGAATCCAACGGCAAGGTCGGCATGCTCGGTTCCTCGTACGAGGGCTTCACCGTGGTCATGGCGCTGGTGAACCCGCACCCGGCGCTCAAGGTAGCGGCCCCGGAAAGCCCCATGGTGGATGGCTGGATGGGTGACGACTGGTTCCACTACGGCGCCTACCGCCAGACCAACTTCGATTACTTCACCGGCCAGACCGCGAAGACCGGCAAGGGCAGCGAGATCACCCGCGCCGGTTACGATGATTACGAGAACTTCCTGCGCGCCGGCTCCGCGGGCGACTACGCGCGTGCCGCAGGTCTCGACCAGCTGCCCTACTGGCGCAAGGTGAGCGAGCACCCGGCCTACGACGCGTTCTGGTCCAACCAGGCGCTGGACAAGGTCATGGCGCAGCAGCCACTGAAGGTGCCGACCATGTGGCTGCAGGGCCTGTGGGACCAGGAAGACATGTGGGGCGCGATCCACAGCTACGAAGCCGTGGAGCCGAAGGACAAGGCCAACGACAAGAACTACCTGGTGATGGGCCCGTGGCGGCACAGCCAGGTGAACTACGGGGCGGATTCGCTCGGCGCGCTGAACTGGGATGGCGATACCGCCCTGCAGTTCCGCCGCGATGTGTTGCTGCCCTTCTTCAACCAGTACCTGGTGGATGGCGCGCCCAAGGCGAACACGCCGCCGGTCTTCATCTACAACACCGGCGAAAACCACTGGGATCGCTTCAAGTCGTGGCCGCAGGCCAAGGGCACGAAGCCGCTGTACCTGGAGGCGAACGGCGCGCTGTCGTTCACCGCCCCGGCCGCCGATGCGGCGAAGTTCGATGAGTACGTCTCCGATCCCGCCAAGCCGGTACCGTATGTGCCGCGCCCGGTGCACTTCGCCGATCGCCAGTCGTGGACCACCTGGCTGGTGCACGACCAGCGCTTCGTCGATGGCCGCCCGGACGTGCTTACCTACGTCACCGAACCGTTGACCGTACCGCTGCGCGTGGCGGGTGCCCCGCAGGTGAACCTGTACGCCTCCACCAGCGGCACGGACAGCGACTGGGTGGTGAAGCTGATCGACGTGTACCCGGATACGGACGCATCGAACCCGACCATGGGTGGCTATGAGTTGTCGGTCTCGATGGACATCTTCCGCGGCCGCTACCGCGAAAGCTTCAGCGAGCCGAAGGCGCTCACCCCGAACACGCCGCTGCAGTACAAGTTCGGCCTGCCGACGGTGAACCACACGTTCCTGCCGGGCCACCGGGTCATGGTGCAGGTGCAGTCCAGCTGGTTCCCGCTGTACGACCGCAACCCGCAAACCTTCGTGCCGAACATCTTCTTCGCCAAGCCCACCGATTACGTGAAGGCCACCCAGCAGGTATGGCATACGCCCGGCCAGGCCAGCGCGATCGAGCTGCCGGTGGTCAGCCCGTAA
- a CDS encoding EamA family transporter, giving the protein MEAHKSPWLPALAVLGSVTSLCIGTSFAKKLFPLVGAEGTSALRVGFSALVLLAFWRPWRWPLSRRDAGFVIRYGLTLGVMNLLFYMALRTIPFGLAVAIEFSGPLAVAMLSSRRAVDFVWLASAITGLAMLLPLGQQSTLDPTGVMFALGAAVCWALYILFGKQAGHLHAGHSVSLGLVAASLVVVPFGVAHAGASLLDPGILAAGVGIAIVSSAIPMSLEMMALKRLPSQTFGIMVSLEPAVASLLAMLLLGEHLTGHQWLAIGFIVLASIGSTITARRARPEAVELAG; this is encoded by the coding sequence ATGGAAGCCCACAAATCCCCCTGGCTGCCCGCGCTTGCCGTGCTCGGGTCGGTCACGTCGCTGTGCATCGGCACGTCATTCGCCAAGAAGCTGTTCCCGCTGGTCGGCGCGGAGGGCACCTCGGCCCTGCGCGTTGGCTTTTCCGCCCTGGTGCTGCTGGCGTTCTGGCGGCCGTGGCGCTGGCCGCTGAGCCGCCGCGATGCCGGCTTCGTCATCCGCTATGGCCTGACGCTGGGCGTGATGAACCTGCTGTTCTACATGGCCCTGCGCACCATTCCCTTCGGCCTGGCCGTCGCCATTGAATTCAGCGGCCCGCTGGCCGTGGCCATGTTGTCATCGCGGCGCGCGGTGGATTTCGTGTGGTTGGCAAGCGCGATCACGGGCCTGGCCATGCTGTTGCCGCTTGGCCAGCAAAGCACGCTGGATCCCACTGGCGTCATGTTCGCCCTGGGCGCCGCGGTGTGCTGGGCGTTGTACATCCTGTTCGGCAAACAGGCCGGACACCTGCACGCCGGGCATTCGGTGTCGCTGGGCCTGGTGGCGGCGAGCCTCGTCGTGGTGCCGTTTGGCGTGGCACACGCCGGTGCCAGCTTGCTCGATCCGGGCATCCTCGCGGCTGGCGTGGGTATCGCCATCGTTTCCAGTGCGATTCCCATGTCGCTGGAAATGATGGCCCTGAAGCGGCTGCCCAGCCAGACGTTCGGGATCATGGTGAGCCTGGAGCCCGCGGTCGCGTCGCTGCTGGCCATGCTGTTGCTCGGTGAGCACCTGACCGGCCACCAGTGGCTCGCGATCGGGTTCATTGTGCTGGCCTCCATCGGCAGCACGATCACGGCCCGCCGGGCCCGCCCCGAAGCCGTCGAACTCGCTGGCTAG
- a CDS encoding aminotransferase class I/II-fold pyridoxal phosphate-dependent enzyme, translating to MTTLPDFNLETWFSRWEFAARYNLTASDAQSLRIEELLAMASPGDREAFEQLHLGYTPTYGAPALREAIAGTYEQRTADDILCFAGAEEGLYIAMRVLLEHGDHTIVVTPNYQSAETLPLAIGEVTGVPLDPDDHWSLDIDRVAAAIRPNTRLVSINFPHNPTGKILERDRFDALVALCRKHGLWLFSDEVYRPLGPTGTVFLPQAADVYERGLSLGVMSKAYGLPGLRIGWIACADRGLLQRMERYKHYLSICNAGPSEQLALIALKARERILARNTAIIDANLAMLDAFFARHTDRFTWYRPDGGCVAYPRYLGAEGVEAFSAGLAERSGVLLLPASNYVSSLGPTPPERFRIGFGRADGAEAVAALEAHLV from the coding sequence ATGACCACCCTCCCCGACTTCAACCTCGAAACCTGGTTCTCGCGCTGGGAATTTGCCGCGCGCTACAACCTCACCGCCTCGGATGCACAAAGCCTGCGTATCGAAGAGCTTCTGGCCATGGCGTCGCCCGGTGACCGCGAGGCATTTGAACAACTGCACCTGGGCTACACGCCGACGTACGGCGCGCCCGCACTGCGCGAGGCCATCGCAGGCACGTACGAGCAGCGCACCGCGGATGACATTCTTTGCTTCGCGGGCGCCGAGGAAGGCCTGTACATCGCCATGCGCGTGCTGCTGGAGCACGGCGACCATACGATCGTGGTCACCCCCAACTACCAATCGGCGGAGACGTTGCCGCTCGCCATCGGCGAGGTAACGGGTGTGCCACTGGATCCGGATGACCACTGGTCGCTGGATATCGACCGGGTGGCCGCCGCGATCCGCCCGAACACCCGCCTGGTGTCCATCAACTTTCCGCACAACCCCACCGGCAAGATCCTCGAGCGTGACCGCTTCGATGCGCTGGTCGCCCTTTGCCGCAAACACGGCCTGTGGCTGTTCAGTGATGAGGTGTACCGGCCGCTCGGCCCGACCGGCACCGTGTTCCTGCCGCAGGCCGCCGATGTTTACGAGCGCGGGCTTTCGCTGGGCGTGATGTCGAAAGCGTACGGGTTACCCGGCCTGCGTATCGGCTGGATCGCCTGTGCCGATCGCGGGCTGCTGCAGCGCATGGAGCGGTATAAGCACTACCTGTCGATATGTAACGCCGGCCCGTCGGAACAGCTGGCCCTTATCGCGCTGAAAGCGCGCGAGCGGATCCTGGCGCGGAACACGGCGATCATCGATGCCAACCTGGCGATGCTGGATGCATTCTTCGCGCGGCACACCGACCGGTTCACGTGGTACCGGCCCGATGGGGGTTGCGTGGCGTATCCGCGGTATCTCGGGGCGGAAGGGGTCGAAGCATTCTCCGCGGGCCTTGCCGAGCGCAGTGGCGTGTTGCTGTTGCCGGCATCGAACTACGTATCGTCACTGGGGCCCACACCGCCGGAACGCTTCCGCATCGGCTTTGGCCGCGCGGATGGTGCGGAGGCCGTCGCGGCCCTCGAAGCACACCTGGTGTAG
- a CDS encoding aldo/keto reductase family oxidoreductase, with product MIDISKSGSWTLGDRPVHRIGYGAMQLAGPGVFGPPKDRATALAVLREAIESGVNHIDTSDFYGPHITNQLIREALSPYPDHLTIVTKVGATRGDDASWLPAMKPAELQKGVHDNLRNLGVDVIDVVNLRLMGDIHAPKEGSLEREFTALAELQQKGLIRHLGLSNATLAQVHEAQRIAPVVCVQNQYNLVQRQDDALVDELASLGIAYVPFFPLGGFSPLQSDRLAAVAKHLDETPMQVALAWLLHRSPNILLIPGTSSLSHLRQNLSAATIVLPHEVLDELEAIGMKAA from the coding sequence ATGATCGATATCTCGAAGTCTGGCAGCTGGACCCTCGGCGACCGCCCGGTACACCGCATCGGCTACGGCGCCATGCAGCTGGCGGGGCCCGGCGTGTTCGGACCGCCCAAGGACCGCGCCACCGCCCTGGCGGTATTGCGCGAGGCGATCGAATCCGGCGTGAACCATATCGATACCAGCGACTTCTACGGTCCGCACATCACGAACCAGCTGATCCGCGAAGCGCTGAGCCCGTATCCCGATCACCTCACCATCGTGACCAAGGTGGGTGCGACGCGCGGCGACGATGCCTCGTGGCTGCCGGCGATGAAGCCCGCCGAATTGCAGAAGGGCGTGCACGATAACCTTCGCAACCTGGGCGTCGATGTGATCGATGTGGTGAACCTGCGCCTCATGGGTGATATCCACGCGCCGAAGGAAGGTTCGCTGGAGCGGGAATTCACGGCGCTCGCCGAACTGCAGCAGAAGGGCCTGATCCGCCACCTTGGCCTGAGCAATGCCACGCTGGCGCAGGTTCACGAAGCCCAGCGCATCGCGCCAGTGGTCTGCGTGCAGAACCAGTACAACCTGGTGCAGCGCCAGGACGACGCGCTGGTCGACGAACTGGCGAGCCTGGGCATCGCCTATGTGCCGTTCTTCCCGCTCGGCGGTTTCAGCCCGCTGCAGTCCGATCGCCTCGCGGCCGTGGCAAAGCACCTGGATGAAACGCCGATGCAGGTGGCGCTGGCGTGGCTGCTGCACCGCTCGCCGAACATCCTGCTGATCCCGGGCACGTCCTCGCTTTCCCACCTGCGCCAGAACCTGAGCGCCGCCACCATCGTGCTCCCGCACGAGGTGCTGGATGAGCTGGAAGCAATCGGCATGAAAGCGGCCTGA
- a CDS encoding LysR family transcriptional regulator: MSAFLAVVRAGGFREAARMAGQSASSLSEAVRRLEAAMGVRLLNRTTRSVAPTEVGARLAERLAPAFGEVEAALDVVNHFRDRPAGTLRINVPANVARTVLSPIIFPFLKRYPDIHLEIVVEDSFVDLLAAGCDAGIRYDERLEQDMIALPIGPRTQRLVTAASPAYLREHGTPTHPRDLLQHRCMRGQFSGGRIPLWEFERDGEVVRVDPQGPLLVRQGAAFDLAAEGAVAGLGIIHLFDDWLRPHLESGALVTVLDDWIQAFSGPYLYYPGRKHLPSPLRAFVDFIREGPVG; encoded by the coding sequence CTGTCCGCCTTTCTCGCCGTGGTTCGCGCCGGCGGCTTTCGCGAGGCGGCGCGTATGGCGGGCCAATCGGCGTCCAGCCTGAGTGAAGCCGTGCGCCGGCTCGAAGCCGCCATGGGCGTGCGGCTGCTCAACCGCACCACCCGGTCTGTCGCGCCCACCGAGGTGGGCGCCCGGCTGGCCGAGCGGCTGGCCCCGGCCTTTGGCGAAGTCGAAGCGGCGCTGGATGTGGTGAACCACTTCCGCGACCGCCCGGCGGGCACGCTGCGCATCAACGTGCCGGCGAACGTGGCCCGGACCGTCCTTTCGCCCATCATTTTCCCGTTCCTTAAGCGCTACCCGGATATCCACCTCGAGATCGTCGTGGAAGACAGCTTCGTCGACCTGCTCGCCGCGGGCTGCGATGCGGGCATCCGCTACGACGAGCGGCTGGAACAGGACATGATCGCGCTGCCGATCGGCCCGCGAACCCAGCGTCTGGTCACCGCCGCATCGCCCGCCTACCTGCGCGAACACGGTACGCCCACGCACCCGCGCGATCTCCTGCAACACCGCTGCATGCGCGGCCAGTTCTCGGGTGGGCGCATACCGCTGTGGGAGTTCGAACGCGACGGCGAGGTGGTTCGCGTGGATCCACAGGGGCCGTTGCTGGTGCGACAAGGGGCCGCCTTCGATCTGGCGGCCGAAGGCGCGGTGGCCGGGCTCGGGATCATCCACCTGTTCGACGACTGGCTACGACCGCACCTTGAAAGTGGTGCGCTGGTCACCGTGCTCGACGACTGGATCCAGGCGTTCAGCGGGCCGTACCTGTACTACCCCGGGCGCAAGCACCTGCCCTCGCCGCTACGTGCCTTCGTCGATTTCATCCGCGAGGGCCCCGTCGGCTGA
- a CDS encoding MarR family winged helix-turn-helix transcriptional regulator: MNRPQNDEALIREAGIKLDRALFPPLVLIERLGPIGVVDLAERVGRDYTTVSRQVARLESLGLVRRQPQPGDRRVRESVITDEGRVMTDMLDAARFRMAEQVFEDWDRKDFDDLVRLMRRFTDAIEARVGSDSADGALADEIDEGT, from the coding sequence ATGAACCGGCCGCAGAACGACGAGGCCCTGATCCGGGAGGCGGGGATCAAGCTCGACAGGGCCCTGTTTCCGCCCCTGGTACTGATCGAGCGGCTCGGCCCGATTGGCGTGGTGGATCTGGCCGAGCGGGTGGGTCGCGACTACACGACGGTGAGCCGGCAGGTGGCCCGGCTGGAAAGCCTGGGCCTTGTACGCCGGCAACCCCAGCCGGGCGATCGGCGCGTGCGCGAATCGGTCATCACCGACGAAGGCCGGGTGATGACCGACATGCTCGACGCCGCGCGCTTCCGCATGGCCGAGCAGGTGTTCGAGGACTGGGACCGAAAGGATTTCGATGATCTGGTGCGCTTGATGCGCCGGTTCACCGATGCGATCGAAGCCCGTGTCGGCAGCGACTCAGCCGACGGGGCCCTCGCGGATGAAATCGACGAAGGCACGTAG